Part of the Anopheles gambiae chromosome 3, idAnoGambNW_F1_1, whole genome shotgun sequence genome is shown below.
CGGTGGTGCACGTTCGCGGGCCAATGTGAGCGATTCGGAGGACGAGGCCAGCGGTGCACTTCAAATGCAGGAGGTGTGATAGGTTTACAGGGCAGTTGGTTCCTGCAACTGTACAGCGATTATCTTATACAAAGTGACATCGAGGCACCATTACACACCGAAGGAGTGTGTGTAGAGTGTGGCAAGTGCTGGGCAATGTAATCTATAAGATGCAGAAACTGATTcctgagccgattccggagttgactctggagccgattccagagctaATTCCGGAACCATtaccggagtcgattccggagttgactcagAATCACAATCAGAGGAGTCCAGAATCAGTTTCAGAAATAAGAATCGGCTCCCGAGtaggttccggaatcggcctCCTGAATTGACTCcgaaatcggttccggaatcgaaattggACCCGAAacctgattccgttaccggagcaaattgcgtTTCCaaggtcgattccgatttaaggaccgattccaattccggagctgattccaactccggaatcagaatcgtcCCCGGAATGGGCattgacctgggaatcgcaatttgttcGGGTAacagaatcagaattgactccagaattggaattagctccagAATGGGGATCAATTCTTGAATTAAATacgaagtttcagaagcgaaatcactctgggaatctccatgagaatttTGAGCCAATTCTGAtcccggaatcaattccggaaccaattccggagccgattccggaaactaATACcgaacctactatccggaaacgattccagaaaacttcggagctactTCCCATCACTGCACTAATCCTTACACATGAGTACGAAGCAAAAACTGagaaatggcaacaaaaacgaaGCGAATAGAgtggaaaaaaacatttttattgacCCCAACACCGCTGCTTAGCAGAAATTTTACACATAATTTAGGGTGTTCAATTTAGCTTTAGTTTCAGTCTTCGCcaccttcctcctcctcgtccattTCGCCTTCATCGTCGGCGGTCGCCTCTTGGTACTGCTGATACTCGGACACGAGATCGTTCATGTTGCTCTCCGCCTCGGTGAACTCCATCTCGTCCATCCCCTCGCCGGTGTACCAGTGCAGGAACGCTTTGCgccgaaacatggccgtaaactGTTCGGCAATTCGCTTGAAAATCTCCTGAATTGCCGTCGAGTTGCCGACGAACGTGGACGACATCTTCAGCCCGCGCGGCGGTATATCGCACACCGCCGTCTTCACGTTGTTCGGGATCCACTCGACAAAGTAGCTGCTGTTCTTCGTCTGCACGTTCATCATCTGCTCGTCCACCTCCTTCATCGACATGCGACCGCGGAAGATGGCGGCCACCGTCAGGTAGCGGCCGTGGCGCGGATCGCACGCGGCCATCATGTTTTTCGCATCAAACATCTGCTGCGTCAGCTCCGGCACGGTGAGCGCACGGTACTGTTGGGCGCCGCGGGACGTGAGCGGCGCAAAGCCGGTCATGAAAAAATGAAGCCGCGGAAACGGCACCATGTTGACTGCCAGCTTGCGCAGATCCGCATTCAGCTGGCCGGGGAACCGAAGGCACGTCGTCACGCCGGACATGGCGGCCGACACCAGGTGGTTCAGGTCGCTGTACGTCGGCGTGGTGAGCTTCAGCGTGCGGAAGCAGATGTCATACAGCGCCTCGTTGTCGATGCAGTACGTTTCGTCCGTGTTTTCGATCAGCTGGTGCACGCTCAGGGTGGCATTGTACGGTTCCACCACCGTATCGGACACTTTGGGCGAGGGCACGATCGAGAACGTGTTCATGATGCGGTCCGGGTACTCTTCGCGAATTTTCGAAATCAGCAGCGTCCCCATGCCGGATCCGGTCCCGCCGCCGAGCGAGTGAGTGAGCTGGAAACCCTGCAGACAGTCGCACCCTTCCGCCTCCTTGCGCACGATATCGAGCACCGAGTCGACCAGCTCCGCCCCCTCCGTGTAGTGCCCTTTGGCCCAGTTGTTGCCCGCCCCGGACTGCCCGAACGCGAAGTTGTCCGGCCGGAACAGCTGACCGTACGGGCCGGAGCGGACCGAGTCCATCGTGCCCGGCTCCAAGTCGACCAGAATGGCGCGTGGTACATATTTACCACCGGATGCCTCGTTGTAGTACACGTTGATTCTTTCCAATTGCAGATCACCGCAATCGCCTTGGAAAGCGCCGGTCGCATCGATTCCATGCTCGTTGGAAATTACCTCCCAGAACTTAGCGCCTATTTGGTTGCCGCACTGGCCAGTTTGCAAATGCACTATTTCACGCATTTTCGAAACTGTGAAAGCCGTTTGATATTTAGCGGATTTTGGAACGCACGAGCGTTGCTCTCTAAGCGCTGGGAATACTTACGGAAGGACCTCTATCGGCCGAATACGCGATTCCTACTGGGTACACAAATTTCTAGTTtaaaccgtttttttcttttgtcccTAATGGAACAACTTTGTGAATGGACTAACTACACAGTTTCTATCAATCTGTCGACCAACGTCTCTGAAGGTTCTGCACGAAATGATCCGGCACGTACGGCTCATATGACTACTATGATCATCTTTTGCTGGTTCGGCCGATTGCGATGCCACAAATAAATTCGTATGTCTTCTTGGATGGGATGATGCATCCACTTTCCTCCATATTATGTAGCATAAGTTCTTGCAATTAATATGTGTGTAGAGTTGTTCAATTCGTAATtatggataaaaaaaaaataaaaaactgtCATGTCATTTACAAAACTATATCAATTATGAACGCtagaataattttttttcataaccattttttaatcagttttattttttttctcaacgTAGTCCACAAAGCATCAAAGAGCACATCGAACAATTTCATGAGAATTTTGCACATTCTAGAAAAACTGCACCTTTTTAAAGTTGTTAACTAATTTACGTTTAATTACGAACAAATTCAAAATGAGCAGCGATAAATAATTtgtgaaagcaaaaaaaaaaacattaaagtgaAGGATGAAGATAGAATTTAACAAAACATTCCTATTTctttaacattttcaaaaaactTTTCAAAATGGTACGTAATTCTGAATTTTCATCTTCCATGTAGGAAGCAAAGTTGGGATGCTGTCGAATGAACAGATTGCTGAAATGATACCACATAAACATGAACAGTTAAAGCTACAAGTCGTTTTCTCCAGTGAAATATTACTTACATTGCTTTCCGGTTTTCCAAAGGCAGTGGCGCGACCAACGGTTTCATAATGGTGAACAATTTTTCAATCACATTTAAAGCAACGCCGTTAATCGTGAAAACTTGCTCCAGACTCTGACCAATAACGCTCTGAATGATATTAGTCAGATACTCTTCCTCGTTCTCATGTGCTAAGCATTTCTTTGCAAATTGCTTCAAATTGGACAAGAATTTCTGCAACcaacgaacaaaaaagtacGTTAAGAACTATAAAACGTATTATTTAGAAATAGAAGCATCCTATAAACGAACCTTCACTTTGGCATTTATATTCGTCTTTTTACAATAATCCATGACCACGTGGGCGACCAAGCTAAAGAACTCTTTTGGATCTTTGCCATACACAATGCTCAGCAGTTGTTCCAGCTCGTCTGCAAAAAGCGCATTTTCTCCATAATATTTTACGATGGCACACGTGTCCGACTGCCGGGGTAGTGCCAGATGCAATCGATAAACGTCATTGTACGTGGCAAGCATTAGCTTTTGCGCCAACAAGCAACTGCTTTCCGCATCTGCAATCACGGCAATAGCATAATTGTCTTCAATTTAGCCTTCAAACCACGGCTATTAAAATTGCTAAATTACCGTAAAACAAGTCAAAGTGACACTTACCTGATTCCACACCGCCTCCAAACACGTGCTGCTCGATGTATGCCGAAAGCTTTGCCAACACTTCCGGCTCGACACGATACATCATGTGCTGTTTGATCGAGCCCGTCTGCTGGCTCGGATCGGCGGTTTCCTGTGTCAGTATGAGCATGTTGCACAGCGCATTGGCCACGTGGCTGCTGACGGTGAACGGTGATTGTTGGCCACCGTCTAACTGTTCAACCAGCACGCCCATGAACGCTTGCACACGTTTACCGAGCTGGTCGTACTTAATGCCTGCTGTCGGATTGTCGCTAGGTAGTGCCGCCAGGCAGCACTGCACGACAGCgtaaagtgcatttttgtaaaGCCGGTAAAAAATACCGATCGATTCGTCGGACAGATTCATTTTTGGCAGGAGGCGCAAATCGTTTGCCAAGTACTCCGCAAGCGTGAACACGTGCTCGGACGTGTTGTTGATTTCGATCAGCACGCAGAGCCGCGTGATGGCGTTACTGTACGATTCCATAAGCTTTTTGTCGATACCCTAATACGGAGTGGAGCAGGTGGAGTACGGTCAGTATACTGATAactgtttaaaataatatgtCACTCACCAAATTGTAGCTTCTCAAGCGGCTGCGCGTATGAAAAAAGAGCGTGTAATACTTTTCCGTCAGCTCGTTCCAAACGTCTTCCGAAATGTGAGCAATCGTGTCGAAGCTGTAGATGGTGGTCAGCGTTTGGAACAGCACAGGGTAGGAACATTCATCCAGCGCCACTTTCGAGAGAATGTTAAACAAAACCTCCTCGTGGTACGCTTCACAGTCAACTTCGGCGAAGCGGTACAGCTCGTTGTTTGCTGGACTCATGCAGTTTAGCAGTAAATTGTAAATGTTCGGTGTACGGGAGGCAGCATTCAAACACTTTGGATAATTGGCCACGAAGCTCTGCATGCGCTTCCGCATGAAGCTCCAGTTGACGTTATCGGACGAGGGGGAAATCTTCATCCGGATGTCCTCCATCAGCAACCGATGGCAGTAGCAAATTGTGTGGGCTATACAGCTCGCGATAAAACCCGCATTTGCAGGCGTATCCATAGCGTCCAGCAGCATTTGGAACAGTTCATCCAACTTGCGGAAGAATCCCTTGATCCAGAGCTTTTTAATGACCGCCTCGAAGGACGCTAGCGGATATGCGTACCGTTCGTACACGTCCAGTATCGCGATCAGGGCATTCATTTCCACCTCTGCCGATGGGTGAATCGCTGCGTGGTACATGCCATGAAGATCGATCGCTGCATTCACTACCGCTTCATCTGGATTGAACATTTTGTGGATTATCTTTTCTGCCGTTTCCTCGCACAGGGGTATGTTGCCTACCGtgctgaaaaagaaaacgaacaaaGCATAACTTATCACACCAACATACGCGAATCAGGCCTATTTTTCCTTTGCACTTACTTTAGAGCTTCGAGAAAAAGGTGCAGGATGGCCGTTTCCGAGCTTTTGTACGAGTCCATTATACGCGTCAGCTGATTTTCCATCTTGAGAATGAATATCCCAGCGGCATTGTTAATGTCGCTACTAAAAGAATCACTCATCAGTTGCTTCATACACTTCAGCGCTAGCTGTACGCTCTGCCTCTGCTTCCACCGCAGGCCAGCCCCGAGCAGCTCCAGCTGTCCGTGCGTGAGTATCAGCAAGTCCGGGTACGTTACAAACGCTTCGCACAGTTTTTCCATCAGCAGGCCGGAAAGCTTGGCGTACTTAAATCCGTTACCAATTTCCGTGCTCAGTGCCTGACAGACCTGGTCGATGTAGTACTCCTTCTTCTTGAGTGAGCTTTTCCGCTGATTACCCTGCCAGCTCGCCGCACGTTCCATATCGTTCAGCAGGTTGTGGTGCGCAGCACACAGATGCGGCACCAGGTCGGCGCAGATGAACGATCCAACCATTGCGCATTCATCGGTCTTGCTCCGGCACAGCAACATGACCAGCATGACGCACTTGTTGAACCAATCGTTTCCACTGAGGAGTTCTTTCCACTGGTGGACGATTGCGTGCTGCCAGAACATGCTAAAATTGGCTACAAATGTCCCGTTCTGGAAGAAATCTTGGGACTGGAAGGACTATACAAAACGGGAAGGTCGTCATGAGGGGTGTTCAATTATCCTTACATTACGCTCCAGCTTCCAACTAGCGGTAGACCTACCTACGTaccggacctacccgattccgaagccgattccgaagccaattccggagccgattccggagatgACTCCATTACCGATTTCGGATTCGACTTCGAATCTGAAATCGATTCCACagtcggaatcggctctggtaTCGAAATCGGCGctgaaatcagaatcggctacggaatcgaaatcggctgtggaatcagaatcggctccggaatcggctccagaatggaaatcgacctgggaatcgcaatttgctctggaaccgaaatcagaattgactccgaATTGGAATTTgttccggaatgagaatcagttcttgaattgaaataagatgTGTCAGAAGCGAAATCGATCTGGAAATCTCCATGAGTATAAATCGTTTACAAATaatttggattctttgcggctGTCAATACGTAACATCACTGGACCCTAGAGCCTATTCTTTTGGAGATGCCCAAActgactccgattccgaagacgattttgatttcggagccaattccgatgccggatccgattccggtgccaattccggagccaatgaTTCAgcacctactatccggaatcgattccaggaaacttcggagctagccggaatcgattccgacgaaaattTCATTTCTCCCATCACT
Proteins encoded:
- the LOC5668281 gene encoding uncharacterized protein LOC5668281 produces the protein MEDGLFNALCSKAKNGKTIYHSWRELFQERKDEATMLVLQLFIDMTGFGYTVADTDLALLMEDDPHPLDNNITTSSFQSQDFFQNGTFVANFSMFWQHAIVHQWKELLSGNDWFNKCVMLVMLLCRSKTDECAMVGSFICADLVPHLCAAHHNLLNDMERAASWQGNQRKSSLKKKEYYIDQVCQALSTEIGNGFKYAKLSGLLMEKLCEAFVTYPDLLILTHGQLELLGAGLRWKQRQSVQLALKCMKQLMSDSFSSDINNAAGIFILKMENQLTRIMDSYKSSETAILHLFLEALNTVGNIPLCEETAEKIIHKMFNPDEAVVNAAIDLHGMYHAAIHPSAEVEMNALIAILDVYERYAYPLASFEAVIKKLWIKGFFRKLDELFQMLLDAMDTPANAGFIASCIAHTICYCHRLLMEDIRMKISPSSDNVNWSFMRKRMQSFVANYPKCLNAASRTPNIYNLLLNCMSPANNELYRFAEVDCEAYHEEVLFNILSKVALDECSYPVLFQTLTTIYSFDTIAHISEDVWNELTEKYYTLFFHTRSRLRSYNLGIDKKLMESYSNAITRLCVLIEINNTSEHVFTLAEYLANDLRLLPKMNLSDESIGIFYRLYKNALYAVVQCCLAALPSDNPTAGIKYDQLGKRVQAFMGVLVEQLDGGQQSPFTVSSHVANALCNMLILTQETADPSQQTGSIKQHMMYRVEPEVLAKLSAYIEQHVFGGGVESDAESSCLLAQKLMLATYNDVYRLHLALPRQSDTCAIVKYYGENALFADELEQLLSIVYGKDPKEFFSLVAHVVMDYCKKTNINAKVKKFLSNLKQFAKKCLAHENEEEYLTNIIQSVIGQSLEQVFTINGVALNVIEKLFTIMKPLVAPLPLENRKAINLFIRQHPNFASYMEDENSELRTILKSFLKMLKK
- the LOC1275471 gene encoding tubulin beta chain, whose product is MREIVHLQTGQCGNQIGAKFWEVISNEHGIDATGAFQGDCGDLQLERINVYYNEASGGKYVPRAILVDLEPGTMDSVRSGPYGQLFRPDNFAFGQSGAGNNWAKGHYTEGAELVDSVLDIVRKEAEGCDCLQGFQLTHSLGGGTGSGMGTLLISKIREEYPDRIMNTFSIVPSPKVSDTVVEPYNATLSVHQLIENTDETYCIDNEALYDICFRTLKLTTPTYSDLNHLVSAAMSGVTTCLRFPGQLNADLRKLAVNMVPFPRLHFFMTGFAPLTSRGAQQYRALTVPELTQQMFDAKNMMAACDPRHGRYLTVAAIFRGRMSMKEVDEQMMNVQTKNSSYFVEWIPNNVKTAVCDIPPRGLKMSSTFVGNSTAIQEIFKRIAEQFTAMFRRKAFLHWYTGEGMDEMEFTEAESNMNDLVSEYQQYQEATADDEGEMDEEEEGGED